The following proteins come from a genomic window of Terriglobia bacterium:
- a CDS encoding DUF4139 domain-containing protein has translation MSKRIGLLLILSVLRMLQLPVKAQEKQEVPSAGLGQALRLRATPSRSAQDDTGSGSQVQNVRPSEPPAITIYNANFAVVREMLPLDLGPGVNAVRFGGITAHVEPDSVMLRDPLATRQVQIWEQNYRNDPVTQELLLSLYKGQTITFKTGRGGDQEYVKGKVIRAGYVPRMTGYSDAYVQASSTPIIEVDGQLQFSLPGQPMFPSLIGDTVLKPSMNWLVQTDKPGKLDAELSYVTGGLSWEADYNLVAPEKGDTIDLVGWVTIQNHSGTVFDNARIKLMAGDVNKIQPTRGVVGGIVAEMKTADVAMAAPVTEKSFDEFHLYSLARPTTLHDQETKQVEFVAATGVKSTRFYLYDGSRDTQYGYYWQVGNDPNYGTQSNPKVAVMQEFVNSEANHLGIPLPKGRLRFYRRDSDGHLEFTGENTIDHTPKDETIRVYTGNAFDITGERKRTDFHVDSGQRWLDETYQIKVRNHKKETVTVRVLEHLYRWNNWKLTAQSDQYRKLDSRNIEFRVQVPPDGEKVVTYTVHYWW, from the coding sequence ATGAGCAAACGAATTGGGCTGTTGCTGATTCTTTCGGTGCTTAGGATGTTGCAGTTGCCGGTGAAAGCGCAGGAGAAACAAGAGGTCCCCTCGGCGGGGTTGGGGCAGGCTCTTCGACTCCGCGCGACTCCGTCGCGCTCCGCTCAGGATGATACGGGTTCTGGATCACAGGTGCAGAACGTGAGGCCAAGCGAGCCGCCGGCGATCACCATCTATAACGCGAACTTTGCGGTCGTGCGCGAGATGCTTCCGCTCGATCTGGGGCCGGGCGTAAATGCGGTTCGGTTCGGTGGGATCACCGCGCACGTCGAGCCGGATTCGGTCATGCTGCGTGACCCGCTTGCCACGAGGCAGGTGCAGATCTGGGAGCAGAACTATCGCAACGACCCGGTTACGCAGGAACTGCTGCTGTCGCTCTACAAGGGCCAGACGATCACGTTCAAGACCGGCCGCGGCGGCGACCAGGAGTACGTGAAGGGCAAGGTGATTCGGGCAGGATATGTTCCGCGGATGACCGGCTACAGCGATGCTTACGTGCAAGCGAGTTCGACGCCGATCATCGAGGTCGATGGACAGCTCCAGTTCAGTCTGCCGGGACAGCCGATGTTTCCGTCGCTAATTGGCGACACGGTGCTGAAGCCCTCGATGAACTGGCTGGTGCAGACGGACAAGCCCGGAAAACTCGATGCCGAGCTCAGCTACGTAACGGGCGGGCTGAGCTGGGAGGCCGACTACAACCTGGTGGCGCCGGAGAAGGGCGACACCATCGACCTGGTCGGATGGGTGACGATCCAGAATCATTCGGGAACGGTTTTTGACAATGCACGCATCAAGCTTATGGCGGGAGACGTGAATAAGATCCAGCCAACGCGCGGCGTCGTCGGAGGGATTGTCGCCGAAATGAAGACTGCCGATGTTGCGATGGCTGCACCTGTAACTGAAAAATCCTTCGACGAGTTTCATCTCTATTCACTCGCGCGGCCGACGACGTTGCATGACCAGGAGACGAAGCAGGTGGAGTTCGTCGCTGCGACGGGCGTGAAGTCGACACGGTTTTATCTGTATGACGGCTCGCGCGACACGCAGTACGGCTACTACTGGCAGGTTGGAAACGATCCCAACTACGGCACGCAGTCGAACCCGAAGGTCGCGGTGATGCAGGAGTTCGTGAACTCCGAGGCGAATCACCTGGGGATTCCGCTGCCGAAGGGACGGTTGCGCTTCTATCGCCGCGACAGCGATGGTCATCTCGAGTTTACGGGCGAGAACACGATCGACCATACGCCGAAGGACGAGACGATCCGCGTTTATACCGGGAACGCGTTCGACATCACGGGCGAGCGCAAGCGGACGGATTTCCATGTCGACAGCGGACAGCGATGGCTCGATGAGACCTACCAGATCAAGGTTCGTAACCACAAGAAAGAAACCGTTACGGTGCGCGTGCTCGAACACCTTTATCGGTGGAACAACTGGAAGCTCACGGCGCAGTCGGACCAGTACCGGAAACTTGACAGCCGGAATATCGAGTTTCGGGTGCAGGTGCCGCCGGACGGAGAGAAGGTCGTGACCTATACGGTGCACTATTGGTGGTAA
- a CDS encoding serpin family protein produces the protein MKTSSGAVATHPTSYSFALTTFQKLLEKTPATENLCYSPFGIQLVLSLMQDLLPAEARESFLKVFEYGWDSPAENMRALHRIRRVYADEPAIKVLNSLWLRDPQQFTSSAREKFIEEYGCELFNGDFGPSTVRELNGWVERNTAGRISGIVSDLSLDLLLALNVIYFCGRWLKPFEESLTEIQWFTLADGSKVQHPRMQMDRGFAYHEDSECQAVSLNYGGSPLGQSRFAMVVVLPKGSDLPAVLRDPSGRTLREDFVPRPGHLEWPRFTFKCDPRLTFEMLGLPSSLRIDRASVTATLRDEVPVSMKQRVWIRVDEVGTEAAAVTGVMVMSAVGNYKPPKPFRMIVDRPFYFLIMDNFTRVVVFMGRVANPASPSWGEH, from the coding sequence ATGAAGACTTCCTCTGGAGCAGTCGCCACTCACCCCACCTCTTACTCATTTGCCCTCACTACTTTTCAAAAATTGTTGGAAAAGACACCTGCGACTGAGAATCTCTGTTACTCACCATTCGGTATTCAACTCGTACTTTCTCTTATGCAAGATCTCTTACCGGCGGAGGCACGCGAGTCTTTCCTGAAAGTCTTCGAATACGGTTGGGATTCACCCGCTGAAAATATGCGCGCTCTGCACAGAATTCGACGCGTCTACGCAGACGAGCCAGCTATCAAAGTTTTGAATTCTTTGTGGTTGCGAGATCCCCAGCAATTCACCTCGTCAGCGAGGGAAAAATTCATAGAGGAATACGGTTGCGAACTTTTCAATGGTGATTTCGGGCCGTCGACCGTCCGCGAACTGAATGGCTGGGTTGAACGAAACACCGCCGGGCGCATTTCTGGGATCGTTAGTGATTTGTCGTTGGATCTGTTGCTCGCACTGAACGTCATCTACTTCTGTGGCAGATGGCTGAAGCCCTTCGAGGAATCGCTCACGGAAATACAGTGGTTCACGTTGGCTGATGGATCCAAGGTGCAGCATCCGCGAATGCAAATGGACCGGGGCTTCGCCTATCACGAGGATTCGGAATGCCAGGCCGTGAGCCTCAACTACGGCGGCAGTCCCCTCGGGCAATCCCGATTCGCGATGGTAGTCGTCTTACCAAAAGGCAGCGACTTGCCTGCGGTCTTAAGAGACCCAAGCGGACGAACATTGCGAGAGGATTTCGTACCTCGCCCAGGCCACTTGGAATGGCCGCGATTCACGTTCAAATGCGACCCGCGGCTCACTTTCGAGATGCTCGGCCTTCCAAGTTCACTCCGGATCGACCGGGCCAGCGTAACTGCTACGCTCAGAGATGAAGTCCCCGTCAGTATGAAGCAGCGAGTGTGGATTCGAGTTGACGAAGTCGGGACGGAGGCCGCAGCAGTCACCGGGGTCATGGTCATGAGCGCAGTAGGGAACTACAAGCCTCCCAAACCCTTCCGCATGATCGTTGATCGACCCTTCTACTTCTTGATCATGGATAACTTCACCCGGGTGGTTGTCTTCATGGGGCGGGTTGCAAATCCTGCATCCCCATCTTGGGGAGAACACTGA